From one Luteipulveratus mongoliensis genomic stretch:
- the atpB gene encoding F0F1 ATP synthase subunit A has translation MSYTVLAALSGLSASSDGGDGFEAPTPEEFYQPFFGSGDFSVTRPMFLFAISAVIVGAFLIFSTRKAAVVPGKAQWVTEQGYNFIRNGIAQDIIGSKEFLKYVPLLFTLFCTILVNNLFGVIPPFQYPTMGRVGFPIALALLVYVIYQVIAFRRKGVLGYLKDLVPAGLPGWIKPMILFLEIITYFITRPVTLALRLFGNMFAGHMLLLLFILGGEYMMFHASGFHMKIFGGASYLLAAVMTVFEILIEFLQAYIFTMLAATYIADSLSEHH, from the coding sequence GTGAGCTACACCGTGCTGGCCGCCCTGAGCGGTCTCAGCGCCTCATCCGATGGCGGAGATGGCTTCGAAGCCCCGACACCGGAGGAGTTCTACCAGCCGTTCTTCGGCTCAGGTGACTTCTCGGTCACGCGGCCGATGTTCCTGTTCGCCATCTCGGCGGTCATCGTCGGGGCGTTCCTCATCTTCTCCACGCGCAAGGCGGCGGTTGTTCCCGGTAAGGCCCAGTGGGTCACCGAGCAGGGCTACAACTTCATCCGCAACGGCATCGCGCAGGACATCATCGGGTCGAAGGAGTTCCTGAAGTACGTCCCGCTGCTGTTCACCCTCTTCTGCACGATCCTGGTGAACAACCTCTTCGGGGTCATCCCGCCGTTCCAGTACCCCACGATGGGTCGCGTCGGATTCCCGATCGCCCTCGCGCTGCTGGTCTACGTGATCTACCAGGTCATCGCCTTCCGTCGGAAGGGTGTCCTCGGCTACCTCAAGGACCTCGTCCCCGCAGGTCTGCCGGGCTGGATCAAGCCGATGATCCTGTTCCTGGAGATCATCACCTACTTCATCACCCGGCCGGTCACGCTCGCACTGCGACTCTTCGGCAACATGTTCGCCGGTCACATGCTGCTCCTGCTGTTCATCCTCGGCGGCGAGTACATGATGTTCCACGCCTCGGGCTTCCACATGAAGATCTTCGGCGGCGCGTCCTACCTGCTGGCCGCCGTGATGACGGTCTTCGAGATCCTGATCGAGTTCCTGCAGGCGTACATCTTCACCATGCTGGCGGCGACCTACATCGCCGACTCGCTCAGCGAGCACCACTGA
- a CDS encoding glycosyltransferase family 4 protein translates to MREYVLVAVIAAVFTFVATPVARWVAVRFGAVTPVRGRDVHSVPIPRLGGIAMLVGFTVAILVAIQLPYLSTLPHRPLAGVLAGATLMCLLGAIDDFRELDALTKFAGQLIAAGVMAFSGVQLITLPIAGQTVLPQPVMIGLTVFIVIATTNAVNFADGLDGLAAGVVAIAGGTFFIWAYSMPNTGNDASTASVFSVATLITAGLVGSCVGFLPHNFHPARLFMGDSGALLLGLLLSAATISLTGQFDPATADNRQATVAQWLPIALPVAILALPVLDVVMAIIRRRGRFSQPDSKHLHHRMLQIGHTHRRAVLILYLWSVSVASGVLGYAFLPASWATTLVACLLAASLLLTWGVPRWSPARRLRP, encoded by the coding sequence GTGCGCGAGTACGTCCTGGTCGCGGTCATCGCGGCCGTCTTCACCTTCGTCGCCACCCCGGTGGCGCGCTGGGTGGCTGTCCGCTTCGGGGCGGTCACGCCCGTGCGCGGCCGGGACGTCCACTCCGTGCCGATCCCGCGACTCGGCGGGATCGCCATGCTGGTCGGATTTACCGTGGCGATCCTGGTCGCCATCCAGCTGCCGTATCTGTCGACACTGCCGCATCGTCCCTTGGCCGGCGTGCTGGCCGGCGCCACGCTCATGTGCCTTCTCGGGGCCATCGATGACTTCCGAGAGCTGGATGCGCTGACCAAGTTCGCGGGGCAGCTCATCGCGGCCGGGGTGATGGCGTTCTCGGGCGTCCAGCTGATCACCTTGCCGATCGCCGGGCAGACCGTCCTGCCGCAGCCGGTGATGATCGGGCTGACCGTCTTCATCGTGATCGCCACGACCAACGCGGTGAACTTCGCCGACGGCCTCGACGGGCTGGCGGCCGGAGTTGTGGCCATCGCTGGCGGCACCTTCTTCATCTGGGCCTACTCGATGCCGAACACCGGCAATGATGCGAGCACCGCCAGCGTCTTCTCGGTCGCGACCTTGATCACGGCCGGGCTGGTCGGCAGCTGTGTGGGCTTCCTCCCACACAACTTCCACCCGGCACGACTGTTCATGGGCGACTCAGGCGCGCTGCTGCTCGGACTGCTGCTGTCGGCGGCAACGATCTCGTTGACGGGTCAGTTCGACCCGGCGACCGCCGACAACCGCCAGGCGACTGTCGCGCAGTGGCTGCCGATCGCCTTGCCAGTCGCGATCCTGGCGCTGCCGGTGCTCGACGTGGTGATGGCGATCATCCGCCGGCGCGGCCGCTTCTCCCAGCCCGACTCCAAGCATCTGCACCATCGGATGTTGCAGATCGGGCACACGCACCGTCGTGCGGTGCTCATCCTGTACCTGTGGTCGGTCTCCGTGGCATCGGGTGTGCTCGGCTATGCGTTCCTCCCGGCCAGCTGGGCGACCACGCTGGTGGCCTGCCTTCTGGCCGCGTCCCTGTTGCTGACGTGGGGCGTACCTCGCTGGAGCCCGGCTCGTCGACTGCGGCCCTGA
- the glyA gene encoding serine hydroxymethyltransferase, giving the protein MTTPFYGSDYDALEQFDPDIAGVLLSELDRLRGGLQLIASENLSSPAVLTALGSTLSNKYAEGYPGRRYYGGCSEVDKAETIAIDRCKALFEADHANVQPHSGASANQAVYGAFMKPGETILSMSLPHGGHLTHGTKMSFSGKWFNAVNYGVDKETEDIDYDEVEALAKEHQPKVILAGGSAIPRLIDFERFRKIADEVGAIFWVDAAHFIGLVAGKAIPSPVPYADVVSFTTHKVLRGPRSGALVCKEEHAKALDRAVFPMMQGGPQMHTIAAKAVNFKECATPEYATYAKQVIANAQQLATSLGEKGIRPTTGGTDTHLSLHDLQGINVTGADAELRADAAGIVLNKNAIPFDPQKPNIASGIRVGSPSVTTQGMGVEEMKQIADLIHKAITEGDGDPDHAVAKEVRAQVTDLVGRFPAYPRG; this is encoded by the coding sequence ATGACCACGCCCTTCTACGGTTCCGACTACGACGCACTCGAGCAGTTCGATCCCGACATTGCAGGCGTGCTGCTCTCCGAGCTCGACCGGCTGCGTGGTGGCCTCCAGCTCATCGCCAGCGAGAACCTGTCGAGCCCTGCGGTCCTCACCGCACTCGGCTCGACGCTGTCCAACAAGTACGCCGAGGGCTACCCCGGGCGTCGCTACTACGGCGGCTGCTCCGAGGTCGACAAGGCCGAGACGATCGCCATCGACCGGTGCAAGGCGCTCTTCGAGGCCGACCACGCCAACGTCCAGCCGCACTCTGGCGCGAGCGCCAACCAGGCGGTCTACGGCGCGTTCATGAAGCCGGGCGAGACCATCTTGTCGATGTCCCTGCCGCACGGTGGCCACCTCACCCACGGCACCAAGATGTCCTTCTCCGGCAAGTGGTTCAACGCCGTCAACTACGGCGTCGACAAGGAGACCGAGGACATCGACTACGACGAGGTCGAGGCACTCGCCAAGGAGCACCAGCCCAAGGTGATCCTCGCGGGCGGCTCGGCCATCCCGCGTCTCATCGACTTCGAGCGCTTCCGCAAGATCGCCGACGAGGTCGGCGCCATCTTCTGGGTCGACGCCGCCCACTTCATCGGCCTGGTGGCCGGCAAGGCCATCCCCTCGCCCGTGCCGTACGCCGATGTCGTCTCGTTCACGACGCACAAGGTGCTGCGTGGCCCGCGCTCCGGCGCGCTGGTCTGCAAGGAGGAGCACGCGAAGGCACTTGACCGCGCGGTCTTCCCGATGATGCAGGGCGGCCCGCAGATGCACACGATCGCGGCCAAGGCGGTCAACTTCAAGGAGTGCGCGACGCCGGAGTATGCGACCTATGCCAAGCAGGTCATCGCCAACGCGCAGCAGCTCGCAACGTCGTTGGGGGAGAAGGGAATTCGCCCCACGACGGGCGGCACCGACACCCACCTCTCGCTGCACGACCTGCAGGGCATCAACGTCACCGGTGCGGACGCCGAGCTGCGTGCCGACGCGGCCGGCATCGTGCTGAACAAGAACGCCATCCCGTTCGACCCGCAGAAGCCCAACATCGCCTCCGGCATCCGCGTCGGCTCACCGTCGGTGACGACGCAGGGGATGGGCGTCGAGGAGATGAAGCAGATCGCCGACCTGATCCACAAGGCGATCACCGAGGGCGACGGCGACCCGGACCACGCGGTGGCCAAGGAGGTCCGCGCGCAGGTGACGGATCTCGTGGGCCGCTTCCCCGCGTACCCGCGAGGCTGA
- a CDS encoding L-threonylcarbamoyladenylate synthase: protein MSPVFDCSTSEGREEGLAAARTAIGDGRLVVLPTDTVYGLAADAFSPAGVAAIFSAKGRGREMPPPVLVPNPRTVDGLAMAMPSYVKRLMKEFWPGGLTLVVRAQQSLSWDLGETNGTVALRMPDDELTLTLLAETGPLAVSSANRTGQPAATTATDAGFQLGPFADIYLDDGPRDALQPSTILDCTKPDPIVLREGAVSLDRLREVLGDIDLVAPHVEEPFGVGEDDGVTGGAPELPEDVQLASSADVDEPEPPTLGQHWQDSSTVQPHRSFGSTALPRPEPSVDEDQAEPAALPDQPSPPETATGDQR, encoded by the coding sequence GTGAGTCCAGTCTTCGACTGCTCGACCTCGGAAGGGCGTGAGGAGGGGCTGGCTGCGGCCAGGACGGCGATCGGTGACGGTCGTCTCGTCGTGCTCCCCACCGACACGGTCTACGGGCTCGCGGCTGATGCGTTCAGTCCGGCCGGTGTGGCGGCGATCTTCTCTGCGAAGGGTCGCGGGCGAGAGATGCCGCCCCCCGTGCTGGTCCCCAACCCCCGCACGGTCGACGGACTGGCCATGGCCATGCCGTCTTACGTCAAGCGGCTGATGAAGGAGTTCTGGCCCGGCGGGCTGACCCTCGTCGTACGCGCGCAGCAGTCCTTGTCGTGGGACCTCGGCGAGACCAACGGCACGGTCGCGCTGCGTATGCCCGATGACGAGCTCACCCTGACTCTGCTGGCCGAGACCGGTCCGCTCGCGGTGAGCAGCGCCAACCGCACGGGCCAGCCGGCTGCCACGACGGCCACCGATGCCGGTTTCCAGCTCGGACCGTTCGCCGACATCTACCTCGATGACGGCCCGCGCGACGCACTGCAGCCCTCGACCATCCTGGACTGCACCAAGCCCGACCCGATCGTGCTGCGCGAGGGCGCGGTCTCGCTCGACCGGCTGCGCGAGGTGCTCGGTGACATCGACCTGGTGGCACCGCACGTCGAGGAGCCGTTCGGCGTCGGCGAGGATGACGGGGTCACTGGCGGCGCACCGGAGCTGCCCGAGGATGTCCAGCTGGCGTCGTCCGCTGACGTCGACGAACCGGAGCCGCCTACCCTGGGCCAGCACTGGCAGGATTCTTCGACCGTGCAGCCGCACCGATCGTTCGGGAGCACAGCGCTCCCGCGCCCCGAACCATCGGTGGACGAGGACCAAGCCGAGCCAGCCGCTCTTCCAGATCAGCCCAGCCCGCCCGAGACAGCGACAGGTGACCAGCGATGA